A single window of Pyrus communis chromosome 10, drPyrComm1.1, whole genome shotgun sequence DNA harbors:
- the LOC137747762 gene encoding peroxidase 44-like, with protein sequence MKITSFLLFFLIPLVAADLRVSFDNVTCPRAESIVCQFVQKVFETDSSITGALLRMHFHDCFVMGCDASILTDSTTRKPSEKLAGPNLTVRGYELIDKIKKSLEAACPSTVSCADIVLATRDSVVLAGGPNYAAPTGRRDGLVLNPNDVNLSDPSFSVSEALQAFTAKGITLNDMVTLLGAHTVGFAHCNFFQDRFSDFQGSESLDINHLMNPLTYSFKFKNVLYT encoded by the exons ATGAAGATCACTTCGTTCCTACTTTTCTTTCTCATCCCTTTGGTAGCGGCTGACCTTAGGGTCAGCTTCGACAATGTTACCTGCCCCCGAGCTGAGTCCATAGTGTGTCAATTTGTCCAGAAAGTGTTTGAAACCGATTCTTCCATCACTGGGGCGTTGCTCCGGATGCACTTTCATGATTGTTTTGTCATG GGCTGTGATGCATCCATACTTACAGATTCAACAACAAGGAAGCCATCTGAAAAATTGGCAGGGCCAAACTTGACTGTACGAGGATACGAGCTTATTGACAAGATTAAGAAAAGCTTGGAGGCTGCATGCCCTTCAACTGTATCCTGTGCCGATATAGTACTAGCAACTCGAGATTCAGTGGTTCTTGCAGGAGGGCCAAACTATGCTGCTCCAACTGGACGCCGTGATGGGCTCGTATTAAACCCTAACGACGTTAACTTGTCTGATCCATCATTTTCAGTTTCTGAGGCATTGCAAGCTTTCACTGCCAAAGGAATAACCCTAAATGACATGGTGACCCTATTGGGTGCACACACGGTTGGATTTGCCCATTGTAATTTTTTCCAAGATAGGTTCTCAGATTTTCAAGGGTCAGAATCTCTTGATATTAATCATCTCATGAATCCATTAACTTATTCTTTCAAATTCAAGAATGTGTTGTATAcatag